One genomic segment of Hordeum vulgare subsp. vulgare chromosome 2H, MorexV3_pseudomolecules_assembly, whole genome shotgun sequence includes these proteins:
- the LOC123427303 gene encoding mitochondrial intermembrane space import and assembly protein 40 homolog, whose translation MGQDQSQPGPTVEEPSPPAADPAPSPSPSPAPAPSSLEELAAEAMSFSEDDESIDVKVQKALDCPCVADLKTGPCGSGFVDAFSCFLRSTEVEKGSDCVQPFIALQNCIKENPAAFSKEILEEEEKDEEAEKSDLKVRAPAWSRESKSKPKL comes from the exons ATGGGCCAAGACCAGAGCCAGCCCGGACCCACGGTGGAGGAGCCTTCTCCGCCGGCCGCCGACCCGgcaccgtcgccgtcgccgtctcctgcccccgcaccctcctccctcgAGGAGCTCGCCGCAG AGGCTATGTCATTTAGTGAGGATGATGAG TCAATTGACGTTAAGGTACAGAAAGCTCTGGATTGTCCGTGTGTGGCTGATTTGAAAACTGGACCTTGTGGCAGTGGATTTGTTGATGCATTTTCCTGCTTCCTGAGGAGCACAGAAGTAGAGAAG GGATCAGATTGTGTGCAGCCCTTTATCGCGCTGCAGAACTGCATCAAGGAGAATCCAGCGGCATTTTCTAAGGAGATattggaagaggaggagaaggacgaggaggctgAGAAGTCTGACCTGAAAGTTAGAGCTCCAGCATGGTCTAGAGAATCCAAATCCAAACCAAAGCTTTGA
- the LOC123427304 gene encoding uncharacterized protein LOC123427304 encodes MATTTLFHPLSIPVAGGRVRRCPLTLPAPTRATPRRSTPLLVARAKRTNNSSAAPKREADEEVEVEEELPWIQDKALDLVEFTGTVTQAIPGPRVGSSPVPWLLAVPLAYVGISFALSVVRTVRRFTSPRTQKKKRVTKNIFLLKSLDELFQKGREAVDFPAIQELMQKTGFDMDDVVRKYIRYTLNEKQFNPDVVVDLIHLRKASMLEDNEVAEILNEISRRIVREKGPIVMDLSGFTEQGFKRKLAVQTLFGKIMYLSELPEFCSRDGSLVVKEIFGVTDEDADSLRSRTLSEAGDIESLEKMVDDSDFEHGTTSSS; translated from the exons ATGGCGACCACCACCCTTTTCCACCCGCTCTCCATCCCCGTCGCCGGCGGCCGCGTCCGGCGCTGCCCCCTCACCCTGCCCGCCCCGACCCGCGCGACCCCCCGGCGGTCGACGCCCCTCCTCGTCGCCCGCGCCAAGCGCACCAACAACTCCAGCGCCGCCCCGAAGCGAGAGGCGGACGAGGAGGTGGAGGTCGAGGAGGAGCTGCCGTGGATCCAGGACAAGGCGCTGGACCTCGTGGAGTTCACCGGCACCGTCACGCAGGCCATCCCCGGCCCCCGCGTCGGCTCCAGCCCCGTGCCGTGGCTCCTCGCCGTGCCCCTCGCCTACGTCGGCATCTCCTTCGCCCTCTCCGTCGTCCGCACCGTCCGCAGGTTCACCTCCCCGCGCactcagaagaagaagagg GTGACCAAGAATATATTCTTGTTGAAGTCACTAGATGAGTTGTTTCAGAAGGGCAGGGAAGCAGTGGATTTTCCAGCTATCCAAGAACTAATGCAAAAG ACAGGATTTGACATGGATGATGTAGTAAGAAAATACATCCGATACACCCTGAATGAAAAGCAATTCAATCCTGATGTGGTTGTGGATCTCATACATCTTAGGAAAGCATCAATGTTAGAAGATAATGAAGTTGCTGAAATTCTGAATGAGATATCAAGACGAATTGTTCGGGAAAAAG GTCCAATAGTTATGGACTTGTCTGGGTTTACGGAACAAGGTTTTAAGCGGAAGCTTGCTGTGCAAACATTGTTCGGAAAAATCATGTACTTATCAGAG CTCCCAGAGTTCTGTTCTCGGGATGGCTCGCTTGTTGTCAAAGAAATCTTTGGAGTTACAGA CGAGGATGCAGACAGCCTTCGCAGTCGTACCCTTTCTGAAGCCGGTGATATCGAATCGTTAGAAAAGATGGTCGATGATTCTGACTTTGAACATGGTACCACATCATCATCTTGA
- the LOC123427305 gene encoding uncharacterized protein LOC123427305, with product MHASARFFYSSASSRKVIADISDAVARSSYRPLRGKKHLASLSAQDPPRVQKRLTKEERRARVVEFVENYRASHKGKFPSATYVRKQVGGSYYVSWALLQELEYNSTLRSDNRDASFNSENFKGKYGLNNIDPSTRDAKTSFEGINEEMDQPEVPKRMTKEERRVRIEEFVENFRASHEGKFPHATYVRQQVGGSYYTVLALLQELEYNSRLKNDVKNASFSSENFKEKYGLHNIDLSPRVATTSFQGVKEEMAKTSEPLDLNTKPQLPEGHCKAGAVKPNLSPTTSLEDKSEPMASGQTENNNVVKAQNLKSPKHAHEASKGANLWGSLKSFAGDLRIFWNNL from the exons ATGCACGCGTCCGCGCGCTTCTTCTATTCCTCCGCCTCCTCCAGGAAGG TCATTGCTgacatttctgacgccgttgcacgGTCGTCCTATCGGCCTCTCCGTGGGAAGAAGCATCTGGCTTCTCTGTCTGCCCAGGATCCACCCAGAGTCCAGAAGAGATtaacaaaagaagaaagaagggcCAGGGTTGTGGAATTTGTTGAAAA TTACAGGGCATCACATAAAGGAAAATTTCCGTCTGCTACATATGTTCGTAAGCAGGTTGGAGGGTCCTACTATGTATCATGGGCATTACTCCAGGAATTGGAGTATAATTCAACACTGAGGAGTGATAACAGAGATGCCTCCTTCAACTCGGAGAACTTCAAAGGCAAATATGGGCTTAACAATATTGATCCCTCAACCAGAGATGCCAAGACCAGCTTTGAGGGCATAAACGAAGAGATG GATCAACCCGAAGTCCCCAAGAGGatgacaaaagaagaaagaagggtCAGGATAGAGGAATTTGTTGAAAA TTTCAGGGCTTCACATGAAGGAAAATTTCCACATGCGACATATGTTCGTCAGCAGGTTGGAGGTTCATACTATACAGTGCTGGCATTACTCCAGGAATTGGAGTATAATTCAAGACTCAAGAATGATGTCAAAAATGCCTCTTTCAGCTCAGAAAACTTCAAGGAAAAATACGGGCTCCACAATATCGATCTCTCTCCAAGAGTTGCTACTACAAGCTTTCAGGGTGTAAAGGAAGAAATG GCTAAAACTTCAGAACCTCTGGATCTAAATACTAAGCCACAACTTCCAGAAGGCCATTGTAAAGCTGGAGCTGTCAAGCCAAACTTATCCCCAACAACTAGTTTGGAGGATAAAAGTGAGCCAATGGCATCAGGTCAAACTGAAAACAACAATGTGGTCAaggcacaaaacctcaagag CCCTAAGCATGCGCATGAAGCATCGAAGGGGGCAAATCTTTGGGGCAGCCTGAAATCCTTTGCTGGTGACCTCAGGATCTTTTGGAACAATCTGTAA